The Gymnogyps californianus isolate 813 chromosome 5, ASM1813914v2, whole genome shotgun sequence genome contains a region encoding:
- the CINP gene encoding cyclin-dependent kinase 2-interacting protein translates to MMKWERLNDNGFTTANKIVNMKISEQFQDNKPEIAYDNSATESEKPTPKYNEELDNCCAELLETLKHMTKIQLKMEKLTSTTKAICDLETFHHGAGNCTAPFFHTWPTPYFYEVSLKLSEMYQKELQLKQTIVQEIAHSADQDLMMVYLSSWLYQPYIENSSKLLLEAMLLETGHRQC, encoded by the exons ATGATGAAATGGGAGAGACTGAATGATAATGGATTTACTACAGCAAACAAAATAGTCAACATGAAGATCAGTGAGCA ATTTCAAGATAACAAACCGGAGATAGCATATGATAACAGTGCCACAGAATCTGAAAAGCCAACTCCAAAATACAATGAAGAACTGGACAATTGCTGTGCAGAATTACTTGAGACCTTAAAGCATATG acaaaaatacaactgaaaatggaaaagcttaCTTCAACTACTAAAGCAATCTGTGACTTGGAAACATTCCACCATGGAGCTGGGAATTGCACAGCACCCTTCTTTCATACGTGGCCCACACCATACTTCT ATGAGGTTTCTCTGAAGCTCTCTGAAATGTACCAGAAGGAACTACAACTCAAGCAAACAATTGTACAAGAAATTGCTCATTCTGCTGACCAGGATCTGATGATGGTCTATTTATCGTCGTGGTTATACCAGCCTTACATtgagaacagcagcaaactACTACTTGAAGCCATGCTGCTGGAAACAGGACACAGACAGTGCTAG